The following proteins are encoded in a genomic region of Ooceraea biroi isolate clonal line C1 chromosome 14, Obir_v5.4, whole genome shotgun sequence:
- the LOC105286445 gene encoding gem-associated protein 7: MIEKEEINESPSANSTELEFATLEKQQARAFLRERFLRVITGIVGKKAEFYLHENTRVLGEFRGCDVESSEFFVKNLETPMGKIPEAILRNSDIIHLDIGDIDITQ, from the exons ATGATTGAGAAGGAAGAAATCAACGAAAGTCCAAGTGCGAACTCAACCGAGTTGGAATTTGCAACTCTCGAGAAACAGCAGGCCCGCGCGTTTTTGCGCGAACGCTTTCTGCGTGTCATTACTGGCATTGTTG GTAAAAaagcagaattttatttacatgaaAATACACGGGTATTGGGTGAATTCAGGGGTTGTGATGTGGAAAGTTCCGAATTTTTCGTGAAGAATTTGGAAACGCCAATGGGAAAGATACCGGAAGCCATTCTCAGAAACAGTGACATCATTCACTTGGACATTGGTGACATCGATATTACCCAATAA
- the LOC105286459 gene encoding mediator of RNA polymerase II transcription subunit 30 isoform X2 — protein sequence MAGQQHPFLSGFPNVQQSAMRTQFGGGQMVSGLIGPQQGNMINPQQFGMGVGVGVGNVGPNAMGMPNSQAQVLAQQQQQQQSIVMQQQMQQMQQQQLQLQQQQQAAMVQQNNQANAQATTPQTPVPPTQQPPPPPQQQQNKEFNTASLCRFGQETVQEIVSRTLELFQTLKVLQPPNGTAQGATMANEKKNKVVEQLKMLKMMYKRLRLIYEKCNENCQLQGMEYTHIESLIPLKEEWDMKSDEKKSSEAYRLACEESKEVMEQVVLKNRHIKEVIDHLRRIISEINTMLNMRRS from the exons ATGGCTGGACAGCAACACCCTTTCCTATCGGGGTTCCCCAACGTGCAGCAGTCTGCTATGCGCACACAGTTTGGTGGCGGACAAATGGTTTCTGGATTGATAGGACCACAGCAAGGAA ACATGATCAATCCCCAGCAATTTGGTATGGGAGTTGGGGTAGGTGTTGGCAACGTTGGACCTAACGCCATGGGGATGCCGAACTCTCAAGCCCAGGTCCTagcgcagcagcagcagcaacagcagtcTATCGTGATGCAACAACAAATGCAGCAGATGCAACAGCAACAGTTGcagctgcagcagcagcagcaggctGCGATGGTTCAACAGAACAACCAAGCTAACGCTCAGGCGACAACCCCGCAGACTCCGGTTCCGCCCACTCAGcaaccaccgccgccgccgcagcagcagcaaaatAAGGAATTTAACACCGCTAGCCTGTGCAGATTCGGGCAAGAAACGGTGCAGGAAATTGTTAGTCGTACCCTGGAGCTCTTCCAAACGCTCAAAGTCCTTCAACCGCCCAAcg GTACCGCGCAAGGGGCAACGATGGCcaacgagaagaaaaataaagtgGTCGAGCAGttgaaaatgttgaaaatgatGTACAAACGTTTGAGACTGATATACGAGAAATGTAACGAGAACTGCCAGCTACAGGGCATGGAATACACGCACATAGAAAGCTTAATTCCACTGAAAGAGGAATGGGACATGAAATCTGACGAGAAGAAATCCTCGGAAGCTTACAGGCTCGCTTGCGAAGAGAGCAAGGAAGTTATGGag caaGTGGTATTAAAGAATAGGCACATTAAGGAGGTAATTGACCATTTAAGGCGCATTATTTCGGAAATAAACACGATGTTAAATATGCGTCGATCTTAG
- the LOC105286459 gene encoding mediator of RNA polymerase II transcription subunit 30 isoform X1: protein MILECSDMAGQQHPFLSGFPNVQQSAMRTQFGGGQMVSGLIGPQQGNMINPQQFGMGVGVGVGNVGPNAMGMPNSQAQVLAQQQQQQQSIVMQQQMQQMQQQQLQLQQQQQAAMVQQNNQANAQATTPQTPVPPTQQPPPPPQQQQNKEFNTASLCRFGQETVQEIVSRTLELFQTLKVLQPPNGTAQGATMANEKKNKVVEQLKMLKMMYKRLRLIYEKCNENCQLQGMEYTHIESLIPLKEEWDMKSDEKKSSEAYRLACEESKEVMEQVVLKNRHIKEVIDHLRRIISEINTMLNMRRS, encoded by the exons ATGATTTTAGAGTGCAGCGACATGGCTGGACAGCAACACCCTTTCCTATCGGGGTTCCCCAACGTGCAGCAGTCTGCTATGCGCACACAGTTTGGTGGCGGACAAATGGTTTCTGGATTGATAGGACCACAGCAAGGAA ACATGATCAATCCCCAGCAATTTGGTATGGGAGTTGGGGTAGGTGTTGGCAACGTTGGACCTAACGCCATGGGGATGCCGAACTCTCAAGCCCAGGTCCTagcgcagcagcagcagcaacagcagtcTATCGTGATGCAACAACAAATGCAGCAGATGCAACAGCAACAGTTGcagctgcagcagcagcagcaggctGCGATGGTTCAACAGAACAACCAAGCTAACGCTCAGGCGACAACCCCGCAGACTCCGGTTCCGCCCACTCAGcaaccaccgccgccgccgcagcagcagcaaaatAAGGAATTTAACACCGCTAGCCTGTGCAGATTCGGGCAAGAAACGGTGCAGGAAATTGTTAGTCGTACCCTGGAGCTCTTCCAAACGCTCAAAGTCCTTCAACCGCCCAAcg GTACCGCGCAAGGGGCAACGATGGCcaacgagaagaaaaataaagtgGTCGAGCAGttgaaaatgttgaaaatgatGTACAAACGTTTGAGACTGATATACGAGAAATGTAACGAGAACTGCCAGCTACAGGGCATGGAATACACGCACATAGAAAGCTTAATTCCACTGAAAGAGGAATGGGACATGAAATCTGACGAGAAGAAATCCTCGGAAGCTTACAGGCTCGCTTGCGAAGAGAGCAAGGAAGTTATGGag caaGTGGTATTAAAGAATAGGCACATTAAGGAGGTAATTGACCATTTAAGGCGCATTATTTCGGAAATAAACACGATGTTAAATATGCGTCGATCTTAG
- the LOC105286439 gene encoding uncharacterized protein LOC105286439 — MSIYWIIFLVVVFILVSNDKAPMDLIEEEIQKIKIMQVRVNHRLKKGVSSEKQDYRLSLLEVLSKIAKVRLSNNEYVSAVLDNRLAVLRKSLDQENNASIELAERISLYDKLKFLALPHNDYQNIFGNVSNNEFKREQFHCQAILAVYVPDIKQKLPSYECESRGKTFVLVSKIFSEDRRNSFYVNVDCNTLRKLYNPTRSIKNRVKIVSPNLTLKYRQESYDLYNS, encoded by the exons ATGTCGATATATTGGATAATTTTCCTCGTAGTGGTTTTTATCTTGGTAAGCAATGATAAGGCACCTATGGACCTCATTGAAGAAG AAATTCAAAAGATCAAGATAATGCAAGTGAGAGTAAACCACAGGCTCAAGAAAGGTGTATCCTCCGAGAAACAGGATTACCGACTATCTCTACTAGAGGTTTTATCGAAGATCGCAAAAGTACGCTTATCTAATAATGAATATGTTTCTGCAGTGTTAGACAATCGCCTTGCTGTTCTAAGAAAATCCTTAGATCAAGAAAATAATGCTTCTATAGAGCTTGCTGAAAGAATTTCATTGTATGATAAACTAAAGTTTTTGGCATTACCTCACaatgattatcaaaatatttttggaaatGTATCAAACAACGAATTTAAGCGAGAACAATTTCACTGCCAAGCAATTTTAGCCGTTTATGTGCCAGATATAAAACAGAAACTTCCTTCGTACGAGTGCGAATCTCGAGGCAAAACGTTTGTTCTCGTGAGTAAGATATTTTCTGAGGATCGTAGAAATAGCTTTTATGTAAACGTCGATTGCAACACGCttcgtaaattatataatcctACAAGATCAATTAAAAATCGAGTCAAAATTGTATCACctaatttaactttaaaataCAGGCAGGAGAGTTATGATCTGTATAATTCATGA
- the LOC105286412 gene encoding uncharacterized protein LOC105286412: protein MQTTGTLRGTRAISLLALLVPLIGYAHSSPLQYLPSIPGYVPVYIRYGDEPLEEINPDLAEAFGETSNSIKNLQKLDTLVRESGSFKDDDIDAFLEESKKHTYPLHVRQTESRSFASVNDESGSGNPNKPKLLTIYELPDDNEGRRRRNRERARMRNHHQPSKPPAFKVSPLSEPEKEELRKLAIEVEKEETKPNELYVPSSKYTEPLGSIHNRHNVRNFGVPIKVQNPFDESSMNIPEIPQADFSRPSDEHDIAIPEADKKGPSIVKEQRPATILSNIDKLSPIDLPDENKTSGDITSEAATPKRTSVAETNSSETPQVIDLLEASRNHDVASDAEKKKPPTKVQRPATILSNVDKLSPIDLPDESDISEDNKRKDSAEPNDEITMD from the exons ATGCAGACTACCGGGACGCTGCGTGGTACCAGGGCCATCTCCCTTTTAGCACTCCTGGTACCACTCATTGGCTATGCCC aTTCGAGTCCCCTTCAATATTTGCCCAGCATTCCGGGATACGTTCCTGTTTATATAAGATACGGAGATGAACCATTGGAGGAAATAAATCCTGATTTGGCCGAGGCTTTCGGGGAAACATCGAATTCGATTAAG AATTTGCAAAAGTTGGACACGCTCGTTCGCGAATCGGGCAGCTTTAAAGATGACGACATAGACGCGTTTCTGGAAGAGTCAAAGAAGCATACGTATCCGTTGCACGTGCGACAAACGGAGAGCCGATCGTTCGCCAGTGTCAACGACGAATCAGGAAGCGGGAACCCTAATAAACCAAAGTTGCTAACCATCTATGAACTACCCGATGATAATGAGGGCAGACGCAGACGTAATCGGGAGAGAGCCAGGATGAGAAACCACCACCAGCCCTCGAAACCACCCGCGTTTAAG GTCAGTCCACTTTCCGAGCCAGAGAAGGAGGAGCTGAGAAAACTAGCGATTGAAGTTGAAAAGGAAGAGACCAAACCGAACGAACTCTACGTGCCGAGTTCCAAGTATACCGAACCACTTGGAAGCATTCACAATCGACATAACGTTCGCAATTTCGGTGTACCCATAAAAGTACAGAATCCCTTTGACGAGTCCTCGATGAATATACCTGAAATTCCTCAAGCCGACTTTTCGAGACCTTCGGATGAACACGATATTGCTATACCTGAAGCTGACAAAAAAGGACCATCCATAGTTAAGGAACAGCGGCCAGCTACAATTCTATCAAATATAGATAAACTGTCGCCCATCGATCTTCcagatgaaaataaaaccaGTGGGGATATTACATCTGAAGCTGCTACGCCGAAACGTACGTCTGTCGCGGAAACAAACTCGTCAGAAACTCCTCAAGTTATAGATCTTTTAGAAGCCTCGCGTAATCACGATGTTGCATCTGATgctgagaaaaaaaaaccgCCTACGAAAGTGCAGCGTCCAGCAACGATCTTGTCAAATGTAGATAAACTTTCACCTATTGACTTGCCAGATGAGAGCGACATCAGTGAAGATAATAAAAGGAAAGACTCTGCAGAACCAAATGACGAAATTACAATGGATTAG
- the LOC105286420 gene encoding keratin, type I cytoskeletal 10 isoform X1: MAVRTLGVVLLFSFVTTLLGLPAAVPDSAVNTHEEHTLSTDLQPPPLEEHHATVYIINLYAVKNGSGNTSEEVFQRDVIEAVPDIVEPLVTVLLVVEDSEEENEKPADLDEFAEELEGQGFKVNKIDLNSQTQVLKMKLEKAKAQNMIESALKPVERKNDRKKRSYCLKCGGGYGGHGGGYGGYPSGGGYYPGGYGGGGGGYYPGGGYPPSGGGHHHRGGGYGGYPGGGCRTCGGGGYGGGSYSQSSASAQSSSGSWGKK; the protein is encoded by the exons ATGGCAGTTCGTACTCTTGGCGTAGTGCTCTTATTTTCATTTGTCACAACCCTTCTAGGGCTGCCGGCTGCAGTACCAG ACTCGGCTGTGAATACACACGAAGAACACACATTATCAACTGACCTGCAGCCACCACCGTTAGAAGAACATCATGCTACAGTCTACATAATTAATCTGTACGCCGTAAAAAATGGTAGCGGCAACACGTCGGAGGAGGTGTTTCAACGTGACGTGATCGAAGCAGTGCCTGACATAGTGG AGCCATTGGTCACTGTTCTCCTAGTGGTGGAAGATAGTGAAGAAGAGAACGAAAAACCGGCCGACCTCGACGAATTTGCGGAGGAATTGGAAGGCCAAGGTTTCAAGGTCAACAAGATCGATCTGAACAGCCAAACGCAAGTGCTCAAGATGAAATTGGAGAAGGCGAAGGCGCAGAATATGATAGAATCAGCTTTGAAGCCAGTCGAGCGGAAGAACGACCGCAAGAAGAGGAGCTATTGCCTGAAGTGTGGCGGAGGATACGGTGGTCACGGTGGAGGATACGGTGGGTATCCAAGCGGGGGTGGATATTATCCTGGTGGTTACGGTGGCGGAGGCGGTGGTTATTATCCTGGTGGGGGTTATCCTCCAAGTGGCGGAG GCCATCATCACAGAGGAGGAGGTTACGGAGGTTATCCGGGCGGCGGCTGCAGGACTTGCgg TGGAGGTGGATACGGAGGTGGATCGTATTCTCAATCCTCTGCTTCGGCTCAATCTTCTTCTGGAAGTTG GGGGAAAAAATGA
- the LOC105286420 gene encoding uncharacterized protein LOC105286420 isoform X2 → MAVRTLGVVLLFSFVTTLLGLPAAVPDSAVNTHEEHTLSTDLQPPPLEEHHATVYIINLYAVKNGSGNTSEEVFQRDVIEAVPDIVEPLVTVLLVVEDSEEENEKPADLDEFAEELEGQGFKVNKIDLNSQTQVLKMKLEKAKAQNMIESALKPVERKNDRKKRSYCLKCGGGYGGHGGGYGHHHRGGGYGGYPGGGCRTCGGGGYGGGSYSQSSASAQSSSGSWGKK, encoded by the exons ATGGCAGTTCGTACTCTTGGCGTAGTGCTCTTATTTTCATTTGTCACAACCCTTCTAGGGCTGCCGGCTGCAGTACCAG ACTCGGCTGTGAATACACACGAAGAACACACATTATCAACTGACCTGCAGCCACCACCGTTAGAAGAACATCATGCTACAGTCTACATAATTAATCTGTACGCCGTAAAAAATGGTAGCGGCAACACGTCGGAGGAGGTGTTTCAACGTGACGTGATCGAAGCAGTGCCTGACATAGTGG AGCCATTGGTCACTGTTCTCCTAGTGGTGGAAGATAGTGAAGAAGAGAACGAAAAACCGGCCGACCTCGACGAATTTGCGGAGGAATTGGAAGGCCAAGGTTTCAAGGTCAACAAGATCGATCTGAACAGCCAAACGCAAGTGCTCAAGATGAAATTGGAGAAGGCGAAGGCGCAGAATATGATAGAATCAGCTTTGAAGCCAGTCGAGCGGAAGAACGACCGCAAGAAGAGGAGCTATTGCCTGAAGTGTGGCGGAGGATACGGTGGTCACGGTGGAGGATACG GCCATCATCACAGAGGAGGAGGTTACGGAGGTTATCCGGGCGGCGGCTGCAGGACTTGCgg TGGAGGTGGATACGGAGGTGGATCGTATTCTCAATCCTCTGCTTCGGCTCAATCTTCTTCTGGAAGTTG GGGGAAAAAATGA